ATCTACTTGCAAACTCTCTTAGTCTAACAGCAGTTTCTACAGCATAGTTACTCTTTGCAATGAGCATTCCAAATTCAGTGGTTTTAAGCCCATCTGGTGTTGGTTTGATAATACCATTTTTTATAAGGAATTCAAGTGCATTATTCACCTCATACTCCATTGAATCTGCACAATATGAATTTAAATATTCATTGTTAGCCATTTGCCAACCATAAAATGTTTCAGAAAAAAATTCAAGTATATCTGCTGGTTTTTTTGCAAGGGTGGATGCAATTTGTGTTATTATCTGTTTGTATACTGCATCTTTATTTTCTATGAGTTTAGAATTGGTTGATTCTATTTCTCCATAAATATAATGATCTTTAAGGTTGTAAGCTTCATCGATACTCTTTGCAATAAGGTAGGAATATCCTTCTGTATCATATCCAGGTCTGCCAGCACGACCAGACATCTGCTCGTAATCAAATACAGGTATTGGCTGAGGTCCTTGACTGGTCCATCGGGTGTAATCTCTAATTACAACATTTTTTGATGGAAGATTAACACCATACATGAGGCTTGGGGTTGATGTAATCATTAAAAGGTTCCCTGCCCTAAATTCATCTTCGATTATCTCTTTTTGTTTGTCGAATAGACCTGCATGATGGAATGCAACTCCATTTTCAATGCATTCAGCAAGTTTTAGACATACAGCTGTTGGTAGAGACCCACGTTTTTTTGGAACATCAAGTATTTTCTGGCTTACCTCATGGAATCTAGTTTTTTGTTCACTGGTAATTTTCCTTTTGATCTTTCCTGATGTGTAATTTGCAAGTGATTCTGTAAACCTTCTTGTCGATACAAAAACAAGAGCTTGTGATGATTCTTTTATAGAAGTGTTGAGAATTTTCACAATAACATCATTTTTGTTCTTTATTTCCATTTCTTCAGTTGCCAGCACATCTTTATAAAGTGGGACTGGACGATAATCATGTTGAACAACATGAGCATCTAACCATGAAGAAATTTCATTCATATTTTTTAGAGTTGCTGAAAGTGCTATGATCCTCATACTAGGATTCAATATTCTGGAACGCGTTATTGCACATTCCATGGTTGGACCCCTTGAGTATTCCCCAATCATATGGAACTCATCAACAATTAGTAGATCAATGTCTCTGAGGGTATTCCATGAAAACCTGGTGATTGCATCAAAGGATTCAAATACCATAACTGCTAGATCAGAGGATGAAGGATGCTTTCCAACTTTTATCCCAAATTTCTCAAACTTTTTAAATTCCTTAACCTTTTCATTCTGTATAGAAATGAGTGGAACCGCATAAACAGCTTTACCTCCATTTAAAATAGCATTTAATGCTGCCATAACTCCAAGAACTGTTTTTCCACTGGCTGTTGGTATTGCAATTATGTAATTGTTTTTGTCTTCCAAAAATCCTGAATCTATAACTGCTTTCTGGGCAGGATTAAATTCTTTAATATTTGGATAACTTTCCTTTACAATTTCCTTAATCTCAGAATCTTTAGAATCCATAAAAATCAGTTTACCTCTTTAATCTATACACAATAATCTTTTATTATTTAAAATAATTATTCTTTCCTCTTCTCAGAAACAACAATATCAGATATTCTTGTTGATGGATATTGTCCATTTTCGTCTTTTTCAACACTTTTTACCATATCCCACACAGTTAAAAGAGCCACACTAACTCCGGTTAGTGCTTCCATTTCAACACCTGTTTTTCCATTGCATCGAACTGTAACATTTGTTTCAATAAAATCATCTCCAAACTCAAAATCAACATCCACTCCTGTTATTGTGAGAGAATGACACAGAGGGATTAGATGATGGGTTGATTTGACAGCACTTATTGCTGCTATCTGGGCAGTTGTGAGAACATTTCCCTTCTTAATTTCTTCTCGTTTAATCAAATCAATTGTAAATTTTTGTAAATGTATTTTACCTTGTGCAGTTGCAGTTCTTTTTACAACGGCCTTATTACCAACCTCTACCATCTTTACTCCTGTATTTGAGAGGTGTGTGAATTCTTTAGCCATAATACTCTTCTCCAGGTTATGTTAATTTAAATTGGAATTTTCTATATTATTTCTGAACATTATGTAAATATGGTATTTAAGTTAATTAATATTCTTAAGTTTTCTAAAATATCTAAAAATTTTGATCTAGATATATATAAATAAAGTGAAAAGATGAAATTATTCTTAGCAATTTTAAAATAAGATTTTCTTTGTAACGTTTGAATCACTTTGAATATTTTAATAATTATGATCTTGTTGCATGGTTGTTGTTTAGAACATCACCATTCATGTTAACTATCATGCAGTCAAATTCCATTTTAAATCTTTCAGAACAAATATGTTTAATGCTTTCGGCAATGCTGTTAAATACAGGTATAACCAAGTTCTGTTTTTCTAGGAGACTTATCATTTCTTCTGTTGTGTTGGATTCATAAATTTTCTTAATAAATTCTTTATTTGCACCTGAAAGAGCAGAATGAACCGATATTACTTCCCTTCTCCCATCAGCTATGGAATGTTTAGTATTAAAAATACTTGCAGAGATTTTTATGAGCTTTCCAGCATGACCTAATAATGTTATTCTATTTACTCCCTCTTTTGATGCTTCTTCAAGCATGTATCCAACAAAGTTTCCCATTTGGATTATCTGATCGCTATTAACATCTAATATTCTTTTAGCAATTTTCTCACCAATATTTCCAGGTACAAAAACAAGATCTTTATACCCTTCAGCCACAGCAACATCAATTTGACATCTGTAGGATGTTTTATAACTTTTCAAGTTCATTGAACGAGCAAAACCAGTTGTGCCAAGTATGGAAATACCATCCACAATACCCAGTCGGGGATTAAGAGTTTTTTTTGCGAGTTCTATTCCTCCAGGCACTGTAATAATTACTTCTGCACCTTTACCTTCTGGTAAATTCTTTAGAAGGTTTGATATTATCATTTCCCGGGGAGTAGGATTTATTGCAGGTTCTCCAACTGGAATTTGTAAACCTGGCTTTGTAACTGTTCCAACCCCATTTCCACCTTTAATGATTACACCAGAAGTATCAGTTATAATTAGATCAGCAAAAATTTCAATGTTCTTTGTAACATCGGGATCATTATATGGAAATTTAATTACAGAAGCTCTTCCAGAATAAGTATTTAATCTTTCAGAATGTTCAACAAGAACATTCAGATCTCCAAGGGGTGTTTTTATTTCAACTTGAGTTATGCTTCCCTTTATAGAGAGAAGGGCTGCAAGTGCAGCTGCAGTAGCTGCACTCCCTGTGGTTATCCCATATTCAGACTCTTTTAAGTGAAATCTGCCTGAAACTGCCCCTTTAGCCATTTTTATTAAACATCTTTTAAGCTTTTTTTCCTGCCATCTCTTCTTTGATAGCTTCTAAAAGTTCTTCTTTACCGGGAGCACCAACAAATCTAACAACACCGTTTAGTGCAACAGCAGGAACAGCCATTAGGCCGTATTCTCTGGCTTTTTCTTGATCAACCATTATGTCTATTTTTTCAACTTCTATATCATTCGGCATGTCTTTTTTAACATCTTCCACCAGTTGAACAGCCATAGGGCAGTATGGACAAGATGGGGATGTAAACACTTCAATTTTAACTACCATATTTTTCACCTCGGAATATTAAAATCTAGCTTTTCTGTTACTTAATTATTCAATAAATTGAAGGCATATTAACATTGTTTTCGGTACCGTTCTTTAAATTGTTTCCAATACCCAATCCAATTGAATATGCAATTTTTGATGACAAACTATTGAGCAGGTCTAAAAGCCCGGATGTTGTTGATATTGTAACGGTATTATAACTTCCTTTTATACCGCCGAGTTTTGCAGCTATATCTAGTGCATGAGTTTTTCCACCAGTGTCATCTACCAGTTTTAAATCTTTAGCTTGTGTTCCTGTATATATTTTACCCTCTGCAATACTGCTTGTATAATTTTTGTCTAGATGTCTATTATCTGAAACAATTGTAATAAAATGATCATAATCTTGATCAACCATTCCTTGAAGCATATTCTTTTCATTGGTGGTTAAATTTCTATAGTCCGCACCCATATCTTTGTACTGGCCTGCTTTAATGGAATATTTGTTTATACCATTCATCTGGTAATATTTGGACAGATCTGTTAGTTCCATTATTACACCTATACTACCCACCATGGATGATGGACTTGCAACTATCTTATCTGCCGAAGAAGCTGCTAGATACGCTCCAGAAGCCCCAACGTCACTAATCCATACAACTACTGGTTTTTTACTATCTTTAATAATTTCCATTATTTCTTCACTAGCAACAGGAGATCCTCCGGGACTATTAACATCTAGAAGTATTGAACTAACACTGCTATCTGCTTCGGCCTTTGAAATTGCATCTTGCACTGTTTCTGGAGTGATAACACTTCCTCCATTAATAACGGATGATCCATATCCAATCTCTCCTTGTAAAGGTATAATTGCAACTGTATCCCCATTTGGACTCATATTTATCGTACTGTTAGAACTTCCAATTAAAGCTGAAATTCCTAATATTAAGATTATTATAAAAAATAATCCTCCAAAAACTATAGATAAAACGATTTTGCTGTCTCTTTTCATCAATATCACTCAATTAATGAATAAATTTTAAAGGTGTATTATAAATTTAAATATTTTATTCATAAATTATATTTCACCAAATTTGTTATAATATTGAACTAAGAATTTTTATTTGATATACCATCAATATTCTGTTAATAAAACCATATATATCTAATCTCTTTGAAAAAATCTTAATACATCTTATAGAATGCCCTCACATGTCACAAAAATCATACATTCAAGTTTATTAAGCCATTTAAGTTGGAATTTGTATTGTTTAATCATAACTTCAAAATTGGTATAATATTATAATTTTTATAATCAACTTATTTATTCCATCATTAAATAAGGTTATTTACTAAACCTAAGTAAAAAACTACATGATTAAATAATTTATTTAATTTTATATCCTGAAAATATTTATTAGATATTAATTTTAAATAAACATCAACCTAATAATGCCGTTTTACATTAATTTTTTAATATCTTTGAAATATGAAATCCTTTAATATCATATTTGAAATCTACTTCAAATATGTAAATATTTTGTCAAATAACTTAGGAATAGTTTAAAGATAATAGATTATGTAAATGGATAATATTAGATAGATTATTATACCAATTCCTAAAGCTGCAAATAATCCGAGTCTGGGAAGTAAATAAACTAAGCAAAATAGGAATAAGATCCATACTGGTGTTAAAATCAGAAGCCCTTTAACATAATTTAATACAGGTAAACTTCCTGTTTGGCTATAGATGGTTATAATACTCATGGCGGTAACAATTGGAAACATTGCAATGAATGCAGCTAGTATTCCCTTATCACGAGTCCCGTAATAAGTGACAAGTGTTAGTATAGAACCTCCTATTATAAAATAGATTATGAATTTTAAACCTTTTCCCATGGTAGTTCATATCTCCTTATTATGGCATATGTAATCATATATGGAGTTATAAGGTTATTATAAGTTCAATATTCGTTTACAAATTTAAAATAGATTAATATGTATTTTATTTTTAATTATGGATTATTTTTGACTGTTTTTGTTTCGATTACAAATATAATTCTTTGTATCATTTTTATTTTCTTTCCAGGATTTAAATGGGTTTTCTTCTAGACCGTATTCCAAAATCTTCTCATCCAATGCAACTGCTTCATCACGACATCTTAAAGCTTCTTCATTTCTGTTCAAGATTTTAAGGATAAATAATTTACAATATATTGCATTGATATTTTCTGGATCTAATTTCAATAGCCTGTTAAATATTTCCAATGATTTGTAATATTCTTCAATTTCTGCCAGTGCAAATCCTTTACTGTAAAGAATCTTTGTATTTTCAGGATATGATTTTAATATTTTGCTAAATATTTTAATTGCTTTATTATATTCTTCCAATTCTAATAATGCAAGTCCTTTACTGTATAGTACTTTAGGATTTTCAGAGTCCAATTTAAGGGATTTATTGTATAAATCCAATGCTTTTTTATATTTTTCTAATTTTAAAATTGATCCTATCATCAGTAAAATTAAAAGCAAAGTTCCTATAACCAATGTATTTATTGAAAGTGTACTTAACCCATTTACAATGTAATTGGAGTGTATAACCATGTTATGGGGAAATAACGGAGAAAAATACAGAATTGACATTCCTAACACAACTACAGTTACTATTATTATATAGGTAGTTTTGTTGTAATATTCCTTTAAAAAGAATGTTGTATCTAATATGGCCATAAAACCATAAATACCTAAATAAAAACTTAGATATGTTTTATAAGTTAAAAATGCCAATGAAATAAGAATTATTCCCAATATCATTGTTGGTATTGATTTTTTCATTTTTTTTATCCTTAATTCCTTTGATTTATGGAATATCAAGGATTATTTATCACTTTATTTTATCTAATCAATGATATGAGTATTAATTATTTAAATATTTAAACTTTTACATGTAAAATTTAATCAATAATACAAGTGAAATAAATTGAACAATTCACAATTTTATAAATACTTAAAAATCTATAATTACCATAGTTATCAAAACTTAATAAAAATAATAAGCATTCCACTATTTATTTCTTAAATTAAGATTTTAGTGTATTTGTCAACATTATTTTTGGTTAAAATTATAAATAATTCTTAAGATACGGTGAAATAATGAAAACCATTGTAAAATCTCCGGGTTCTGCCACAATCATAAATGCAATAGCAACAGGATATGGTTCTGCATTTGGTATAAAACGTTATGTTACTGCTGAAGTTCAATTAAAAGGACCAGATTCATCAATAATTTGCAGTGCTGATAGGGACGTTGACATGTCTCTAATGGAGATCTGTGTGAAAATGGTGATTAACAAATTTAAAGAAAATTATAGTGATATTGAAGTTGATACAGGATTTTCAGTAAAAACAAGTTCAACACTTCCTGTTTCATCTGGCCTTTCAAGCAGCAGTGCAACATCAAATTCTATTGTAATGGCAACAGCAAAGGCTTTAATGAAGGAATATGATATAAAATCCGATAAAATTGCTTTTAATGATCTTGAACTCTTGAATATTGGGGTTGATGCATCTTTAGAAGCAGGAGTTACCATTACAGGTGCATTTGATGATGCAAGCGCATCATTTTATGGGGGTCTGACTGTTACAAATAACAACACTAGAGAGATCCTAAAGATGCATGATATGGAGCAACAAAATATATTAGTGTATATGCCTAATAGAATTTCACCCACTGCACAATCAGATGTGAGGCGTATGAAACTCATTGCCCCACAAGTTAAACTGGCTTTTAATGAGGCTCTGCATGGAAATATATGCAATGCAATGACTTTAAATGGAATATTGTACTGTGCTTCGTTGGCATTTGACCCAAATATAGCCCTTGATGCTTTGGACGCTGGAGCAACTGCAGCCGGACTTTCAGGAACTGGGCCTGCATTTGTTGCAATGGCATCAAATGAAAATGTTGATAAGGTTAAGGAAGCATGGAGTTCCCTACCAGGACAGATCTTTTGTACAGAAGTTGATAATGAAGGTACCAGGGTGATTGACAGTGGATAGGGAAGAAGCTTTAAGATTACTTCAAACATCAAGAAATAAGATAGATGAAATGGATGAATTGTTAATTGATCTCATAGAGAAAAGAACATTACTTGCCCGTGATATTCTTAATGCCAAGTTAGTACTTGACATAGAAATTGAAGATAAAAAACGGGAAGAATATATCCATACTAAAATTAAAGAAATAGCAAGAGAAAAGAATATTGATGAGGTCAGTCTTACCCGTATAATAAAAATATTAACTGATATGAGTAAAGAAGAACAAAAGAAAATTTTAAGGAGGTAAAATTATGGGAAATATTAGAACATCATTTGTTAAAAGAACATCCAAAGAATTAATTGAAACTTACGAGGGTAAATTCACAACAGATTTTGATGAGAACAAAAAATTAGTTGAAGAATTCACTACAGTCAGCACCAAACATTTAAGAAATAAAATAGCTGGATATGTAACAAGATTAGTAAGGAATCAATCTTAAGCAAAGTCTTAAGCAACCTTAAACAAGAATTTCTTATTTTTTTTCCAAAAATTCTTAATTCTCACAATAATTAGGGTTGAATTTAAAGGTGTGTATTTTAATGGAAATAATAGTGGCCAAATTCGGTGGAACTTCTATAGGTAATGGAGATAGAATAAAAAAAGCTGCAGAATCTGTTGTTAAAGAATATATGAAGGGAAAAAAGGTAGTTGTTGTTGTATCAGCAATAAACAAAACAACAGATGAGATTCTTAAGACAGTTGACGATGCAATTGGAGAATCCATTACAGAGAAACAACTTGCAGACATAGTTTCAATGGGTGAAATTACAAGTGTGAGAGTATTCTCATCAACAATAGAGTCTCTTGGTGTTAAATCCGAATACTT
This sequence is a window from Methanobacterium sp. SMA-27. Protein-coding genes within it:
- a CDS encoding DEAD/DEAH box helicase, yielding MIFMDSKDSEIKEIVKESYPNIKEFNPAQKAVIDSGFLEDKNNYIIAIPTASGKTVLGVMAALNAILNGGKAVYAVPLISIQNEKVKEFKKFEKFGIKVGKHPSSSDLAVMVFESFDAITRFSWNTLRDIDLLIVDEFHMIGEYSRGPTMECAITRSRILNPSMRIIALSATLKNMNEISSWLDAHVVQHDYRPVPLYKDVLATEEMEIKNKNDVIVKILNTSIKESSQALVFVSTRRFTESLANYTSGKIKRKITSEQKTRFHEVSQKILDVPKKRGSLPTAVCLKLAECIENGVAFHHAGLFDKQKEIIEDEFRAGNLLMITSTPSLMYGVNLPSKNVVIRDYTRWTSQGPQPIPVFDYEQMSGRAGRPGYDTEGYSYLIAKSIDEAYNLKDHYIYGEIESTNSKLIENKDAVYKQIITQIASTLAKKPADILEFFSETFYGWQMANNEYLNSYCADSMEYEVNNALEFLIKNGIIKPTPDGLKTTEFGMLIAKSNYAVETAVRLREFASRSNEIDPNQLIYELTKTPDMPRISFKGRKSKEPVRDKLNKAGVFVVDIGNNEATAATLMEWMDERNEYEIENAFNVYAAATRRSAYEASLLVKFYKNICNIMNFYSGLDLLDMLSARLYYGVKPDIVPLVVSIKRLGRKRARSLVKVFGEDLRYITRDELLKIDGIGPKTAEAILNKYFGD
- the moaC gene encoding cyclic pyranopterin monophosphate synthase MoaC, which produces MAKEFTHLSNTGVKMVEVGNKAVVKRTATAQGKIHLQKFTIDLIKREEIKKGNVLTTAQIAAISAVKSTHHLIPLCHSLTITGVDVDFEFGDDFIETNVTVRCNGKTGVEMEALTGVSVALLTVWDMVKSVEKDENGQYPSTRISDIVVSEKRKE
- the cbiD gene encoding cobalt-precorrin-5B (C(1))-methyltransferase CbiD codes for the protein MAKGAVSGRFHLKESEYGITTGSAATAAALAALLSIKGSITQVEIKTPLGDLNVLVEHSERLNTYSGRASVIKFPYNDPDVTKNIEIFADLIITDTSGVIIKGGNGVGTVTKPGLQIPVGEPAINPTPREMIISNLLKNLPEGKGAEVIITVPGGIELAKKTLNPRLGIVDGISILGTTGFARSMNLKSYKTSYRCQIDVAVAEGYKDLVFVPGNIGEKIAKRILDVNSDQIIQMGNFVGYMLEEASKEGVNRITLLGHAGKLIKISASIFNTKHSIADGRREVISVHSALSGANKEFIKKIYESNTTEEMISLLEKQNLVIPVFNSIAESIKHICSERFKMEFDCMIVNMNGDVLNNNHATRS
- a CDS encoding MJ0307 family thioredoxin, which produces MVVKIEVFTSPSCPYCPMAVQLVEDVKKDMPNDIEVEKIDIMVDQEKAREYGLMAVPAVALNGVVRFVGAPGKEELLEAIKEEMAGKKA
- the sppA gene encoding signal peptide peptidase SppA, translated to MKRDSKIVLSIVFGGLFFIIILILGISALIGSSNSTINMSPNGDTVAIIPLQGEIGYGSSVINGGSVITPETVQDAISKAEADSSVSSILLDVNSPGGSPVASEEIMEIIKDSKKPVVVWISDVGASGAYLAASSADKIVASPSSMVGSIGVIMELTDLSKYYQMNGINKYSIKAGQYKDMGADYRNLTTNEKNMLQGMVDQDYDHFITIVSDNRHLDKNYTSSIAEGKIYTGTQAKDLKLVDDTGGKTHALDIAAKLGGIKGSYNTVTISTTSGLLDLLNSLSSKIAYSIGLGIGNNLKNGTENNVNMPSIY
- a CDS encoding tetratricopeptide repeat protein gives rise to the protein MKKSIPTMILGIILISLAFLTYKTYLSFYLGIYGFMAILDTTFFLKEYYNKTTYIIIVTVVVLGMSILYFSPLFPHNMVIHSNYIVNGLSTLSINTLVIGTLLLILLMIGSILKLEKYKKALDLYNKSLKLDSENPKVLYSKGLALLELEEYNKAIKIFSKILKSYPENTKILYSKGFALAEIEEYYKSLEIFNRLLKLDPENINAIYCKLFILKILNRNEEALRCRDEAVALDEKILEYGLEENPFKSWKENKNDTKNYICNRNKNSQK
- a CDS encoding shikimate kinase, coding for MKTIVKSPGSATIINAIATGYGSAFGIKRYVTAEVQLKGPDSSIICSADRDVDMSLMEICVKMVINKFKENYSDIEVDTGFSVKTSSTLPVSSGLSSSSATSNSIVMATAKALMKEYDIKSDKIAFNDLELLNIGVDASLEAGVTITGAFDDASASFYGGLTVTNNNTREILKMHDMEQQNILVYMPNRISPTAQSDVRRMKLIAPQVKLAFNEALHGNICNAMTLNGILYCASLAFDPNIALDALDAGATAAGLSGTGPAFVAMASNENVDKVKEAWSSLPGQIFCTEVDNEGTRVIDSG
- a CDS encoding chorismate mutase; its protein translation is MDREEALRLLQTSRNKIDEMDELLIDLIEKRTLLARDILNAKLVLDIEIEDKKREEYIHTKIKEIAREKNIDEVSLTRIIKILTDMSKEEQKKILRR
- a CDS encoding 30S ribosomal protein S17e is translated as MGNIRTSFVKRTSKELIETYEGKFTTDFDENKKLVEEFTTVSTKHLRNKIAGYVTRLVRNQS